A stretch of the Pedobacter sp. MC2016-14 genome encodes the following:
- a CDS encoding ligase-associated DNA damage response exonuclease, protein MALINFSSKGIYCKQGNFYIDPWQPVDLAVTTHGHADHVKWGNKAYLCHELTKPVLNQRLGTDLKIETLPYHKEISINGVKISLFPAGHVIGSSQIRLEYKGEICVISGDYKVEYDGISTAFEPVKCHTFVSESTFGLPIYKWQPQEIIFNQMRSWISDNQDKGKTSVLVAYSLGKAQRLIKNLHGYSDIYVHQSIANLNEAFIQAGVDLPPTTRITPDLRKETLQQGIVIVPPALAEGRWIKNLQSAATGVCSGWMQVRAGRRWRAADAGFALSDHADWPDLLSAIKATEAEKVFVTHGFTSTFSKYLNEIGIESEEVKTQYGQEEEAEKETTELMKEREEQL, encoded by the coding sequence ATGGCATTAATCAATTTCAGCAGCAAAGGCATTTACTGTAAACAGGGCAATTTTTATATTGATCCCTGGCAGCCCGTAGATCTCGCTGTGACTACACATGGTCACGCAGATCACGTAAAGTGGGGAAACAAGGCCTATTTATGCCATGAACTAACAAAGCCTGTTTTAAACCAGCGACTGGGCACAGATTTAAAGATAGAAACACTGCCTTATCATAAAGAGATTAGTATCAATGGGGTAAAAATAAGTTTATTCCCGGCTGGCCATGTCATTGGATCCTCCCAGATCAGACTAGAATATAAGGGAGAGATTTGTGTAATTTCTGGTGATTATAAAGTGGAATATGATGGCATAAGCACGGCGTTCGAGCCTGTAAAGTGCCACACCTTTGTTTCTGAAAGCACCTTCGGATTACCCATTTATAAATGGCAGCCACAAGAAATTATTTTTAACCAGATGAGAAGTTGGATCTCAGATAATCAGGACAAAGGTAAAACAAGTGTACTTGTGGCCTACAGTTTAGGTAAAGCGCAACGATTGATTAAGAATTTACACGGATACTCAGACATTTACGTACACCAATCTATAGCAAATCTTAATGAGGCATTTATACAAGCTGGGGTAGATTTGCCACCCACCACCAGAATAACTCCGGACCTTAGAAAAGAAACACTACAACAAGGCATAGTCATTGTACCTCCGGCACTTGCAGAAGGTCGCTGGATTAAAAATTTACAAAGCGCAGCAACAGGTGTGTGTTCTGGCTGGATGCAAGTGCGTGCAGGTAGGCGCTGGCGGGCGGCTGATGCTGGTTTTGCACTTAGTGATCATGCCGACTGGCCGGATTTACTTTCCGCAATTAAGGCTACCGAAGCAGAAAAAGTATTTGTTACGCATGGTTTTACTTCAACTTTTTCTAAATACCTAAATGAAATAGGTATTGAATCCGAAGAAGTTAAAACTCAGTATGGCCAGGAAGAAGAAGCTGAAAAGGAAACAACAGAGCTTATGAAAGAAAGGGAGGAACAGCTTTGA
- a CDS encoding GntR family transcriptional regulator, whose translation MKNYLKIVHIDEYSSTPKYRQLVNAIMQGIESGQIVKDDQLPSINDFCVALDLSRNSVEKTYNTLKKAGIVTSVAGKGFFIAQDQFEQPVKTLLLFNKLSGHKKIVYDAFVDALGNSAAVDFYVYNNDFNIFKKLISEKVNSYAKFVIVPHFLENSDRAYEMINTIPREKLILLDKLVKGVTGNFSSIYQDFENDIYSALEQLLEQLCKYHTLKIIFPQDSYHSKEILKGFKRFCRQYAFDYDMITYVKDEVINQGTGYITLTEDDLVELIEMMINSGLTAGVDVGLISYNETPIKRVILNGITTISTNFEMMGKMAAEEVLNPSCQHIAVPFKVTLRKSL comes from the coding sequence ATGAAGAATTACCTGAAAATTGTACACATTGATGAGTATTCCAGTACGCCGAAATACCGGCAATTGGTTAATGCCATTATGCAGGGAATTGAATCTGGCCAGATTGTAAAGGATGATCAGCTACCTTCCATCAATGATTTTTGTGTAGCGCTGGACCTTTCCAGAAATTCTGTTGAAAAGACTTATAATACCTTAAAAAAGGCTGGTATTGTTACCTCTGTTGCTGGTAAAGGATTTTTTATTGCACAAGACCAATTTGAACAGCCTGTAAAAACCTTATTGCTTTTTAACAAGCTAAGCGGACATAAGAAAATTGTTTATGATGCTTTTGTTGATGCTTTGGGCAATAGCGCCGCTGTAGATTTTTATGTCTACAATAACGACTTTAATATCTTCAAAAAGCTGATCTCTGAAAAGGTAAACAGTTATGCTAAATTTGTTATTGTACCTCATTTTCTTGAAAACAGCGACAGGGCATACGAGATGATCAATACCATACCAAGAGAAAAATTGATCTTGCTGGATAAGCTGGTAAAGGGCGTTACAGGTAATTTCTCTTCGATTTATCAGGATTTTGAAAATGACATTTACAGCGCCCTGGAGCAGCTTCTGGAACAGTTGTGCAAATACCACACCCTTAAAATAATTTTTCCTCAAGACAGTTATCACTCCAAAGAAATATTAAAGGGCTTTAAGCGTTTTTGCAGGCAGTACGCTTTTGATTACGATATGATTACCTACGTAAAAGATGAGGTGATAAACCAGGGAACAGGCTATATCACTTTAACGGAAGACGATCTTGTTGAACTTATTGAAATGATGATCAATTCTGGATTAACGGCAGGAGTAGACGTTGGTTTAATTTCTTACAATGAAACCCCCATAAAACGTGTTATTTTAAATGGTATTACCACCATTTCAACAAATTTTGAAATGATGGGCAAAATGGCGGCAGAAGAGGTGCTTAATCCTTCCTGCCAGCACATTGCCGTACCCTTTAAAGTGACTCTTAGAAAATCATTATAA
- a CDS encoding ATP-dependent DNA ligase, which translates to MKRFTELISQLEMSNKTNDKIAALVSYFSEADEKDKPYVIAMFTGKKPKRPVTTALLKEWAIALSNIPAWLFAESYHSVGDLSETIALVLPAPLQLKDRKLHEWIRDLAALHGADDDTKKSFILDAWNSLETQERFIFNKLISGNFRIGVSNKMLVNAIAKQSGSESNKIMHSIMGRWTPEEITYDELIAGSHVNTDNSWPYPFCLAYALEADPPTLGTTQEWQAEWKWDGIRGQIVKRNGELFIWSRGEELVTAQFPELHFLQDELKDGTVLDGEILSVKDGKIQAFSTLQQRLNRKTISKNQLNDAPIGFFVYDLLEYEGEDFRSHALAQRRRQLDKVIEDIPTKNIVLLSPVIDFSSWEELAEIRKGSRDNNSEGIMLKKLDSLYHSGRKRGDWWKWKINPYTVDTVMIYAQKGSGRRANFFTDYTFAIRDGENLITIAKAYSGLTDKEIKEVDSFVKKNAIEKFGPVRTVKPELVFEIAFEGIAESKRHKAGLALRFPRIARWRKDKLATEINTLDDLKQLLQSTLSAE; encoded by the coding sequence TTGAAACGCTTTACCGAATTGATTTCGCAGTTAGAAATGAGCAACAAAACCAATGATAAAATTGCAGCGCTGGTTTCGTATTTTAGTGAGGCTGATGAAAAAGACAAACCTTATGTAATTGCCATGTTTACTGGCAAAAAGCCAAAAAGGCCCGTAACTACAGCGTTATTGAAAGAATGGGCAATAGCACTGAGTAATATCCCGGCCTGGCTTTTTGCAGAAAGTTATCATAGCGTAGGTGATTTAAGTGAAACCATCGCATTGGTACTGCCTGCTCCATTACAGCTAAAAGACCGTAAACTTCACGAATGGATTAGGGATTTGGCAGCATTACATGGTGCAGATGACGATACTAAAAAAAGTTTTATATTGGATGCCTGGAATAGCCTCGAAACCCAGGAAAGATTCATTTTTAATAAGCTGATTTCGGGAAATTTCAGAATTGGGGTATCCAACAAAATGCTGGTAAATGCTATTGCCAAACAAAGTGGTTCAGAAAGCAATAAAATCATGCACAGCATAATGGGGCGCTGGACACCGGAAGAGATAACTTACGATGAACTCATAGCTGGAAGTCATGTAAATACGGATAACTCCTGGCCTTACCCCTTTTGCCTGGCATATGCACTGGAAGCAGATCCTCCAACTTTAGGCACAACTCAGGAGTGGCAGGCAGAATGGAAATGGGATGGTATACGTGGGCAAATTGTTAAAAGAAATGGCGAACTCTTTATTTGGTCACGCGGCGAAGAACTGGTAACAGCACAATTTCCAGAACTTCATTTTCTACAGGATGAGCTTAAAGACGGCACCGTTTTAGATGGAGAAATACTTTCAGTTAAAGATGGAAAAATACAGGCTTTTAGTACTTTACAGCAAAGGTTAAATAGAAAAACCATCAGCAAAAACCAATTGAATGATGCGCCCATTGGATTCTTTGTTTATGATCTGCTGGAATATGAAGGAGAAGATTTTCGCAGTCACGCACTGGCCCAAAGGCGCCGGCAGCTTGATAAAGTAATTGAAGACATACCTACTAAAAATATCGTCTTGTTATCGCCTGTAATAGATTTTTCATCATGGGAAGAATTAGCTGAAATCCGCAAAGGATCACGTGATAACAACAGTGAAGGGATCATGCTTAAAAAACTGGATTCGCTCTACCACAGTGGCCGTAAGCGTGGCGATTGGTGGAAATGGAAAATAAATCCCTATACGGTAGATACGGTGATGATTTATGCACAAAAAGGAAGTGGCAGAAGGGCTAACTTCTTTACAGATTACACCTTTGCCATAAGAGACGGAGAAAACCTCATTACCATTGCCAAGGCATATTCTGGCTTAACAGATAAAGAAATTAAAGAAGTAGATAGCTTTGTAAAGAAGAATGCAATAGAGAAATTCGGTCCCGTTCGTACGGTAAAACCAGAACTTGTTTTTGAAATTGCATTTGAAGGCATTGCAGAAAGCAAAAGACACAAAGCAGGTCTTGCCTTGCGTTTCCCCCGCATAGCACGCTGGAGAAAGGATAAACTAGCTACAGAAATCAATACCCTTGATGATTTAAAACAATTGTTACAGTCAACCTTATCAGCTGAATAA
- a CDS encoding ligase-associated DNA damage response DEXH box helicase, protein MVIEKSAGYKKIIKWLKNDKKKPFDFQTDAWRYYAEGYSGLVNAPTGFGKTFSMFLAVIIEELNHRADEITITDKKQIQQKTPRKATGVKLMWITPLRSLAKDLSRAMREVCTALELDWQVGVRNGDTSSADKLKQKKQLPEVLIITPESIHLLLAQKNTTNYFDELRCIVVDEWHELLGSKRGVMTELAISRIRGLLLHKHPERLLRIWGISATIGNMEQALEVLVPYQDVLKTIVVADIEKKIDIKSILPDHIDMLPWAGHLGHKLAHKLLPIIYKSKTTLIFCNTRGQAELWYQNLLKIDENLAGQIAIHHGSIDYELRNWIEDAIHTGILKAVISTSSLDLGVDFKPVDTVVQIGSPKGVARFLQRAGRSGHSPFETSKIYFLPTHALELVEAAAIKEAARTNNIESREPIVMSFDVLIQYLVTLAVGDGFDEEVIYKEIKETHAFQELLPSEWSWIRQFITTGGDSLTAYNEFSKVVKTDGLWKVESRQIAMRHRLHIGAIVSDAMVKVKFISGGYIGMVEESFIAKIKPGNSFTLAGRVLEFIMVKDMTVIVRKSKLKSAITPSWMGGRMSLTANLGAILRLKYNQTLDKEHDDEELDLILPLFERQARESHVPKDDEFLIELIKTRDGYHLFAYPFEGRQVHEIMAALIAYRLSISKPISFSIAMNDYGFELLSEQPILQKDISDITKKIKLLFSPKNLSQDIIASVNSTEMARRKFRDIACISGLVFQGFPGKYIANKHLQSSSALFFNVFSDYDQHNLLLRQAYDEAFFQQIEEPRLASALTRIQSSKIIIVETDRYTPLCFPIKVDSLRDSMSSEELGQRIERMTAEAEKKSRKKNDHQL, encoded by the coding sequence ATGGTTATAGAAAAAAGTGCTGGATATAAAAAAATCATTAAATGGCTAAAAAACGATAAAAAAAAGCCCTTTGATTTTCAAACGGATGCATGGCGATATTATGCTGAGGGTTACAGCGGCCTTGTAAATGCGCCCACTGGTTTCGGTAAAACATTTTCTATGTTTTTAGCGGTCATTATAGAAGAGTTAAACCACAGAGCAGATGAAATTACGATAACCGATAAAAAACAAATTCAGCAAAAAACACCAAGAAAGGCCACTGGAGTAAAGTTGATGTGGATTACCCCATTACGTTCACTGGCAAAAGACTTATCGCGCGCCATGAGAGAAGTTTGTACAGCATTAGAATTAGACTGGCAGGTCGGCGTGCGTAACGGAGACACCTCATCGGCTGATAAGTTAAAACAAAAGAAACAGCTACCAGAGGTGCTCATCATTACACCTGAAAGCATACACCTTTTACTGGCACAAAAAAATACTACAAATTATTTTGATGAACTGAGGTGTATTGTTGTAGATGAATGGCACGAGTTGCTGGGTAGTAAGCGTGGGGTGATGACCGAATTGGCCATTTCAAGAATTAGAGGATTGCTGCTGCACAAACATCCTGAACGGCTACTAAGGATTTGGGGAATTTCGGCAACCATTGGAAATATGGAACAAGCTTTAGAGGTACTGGTTCCTTACCAAGATGTTTTAAAAACCATTGTGGTTGCTGATATTGAGAAAAAAATAGACATCAAATCTATCCTTCCAGATCATATTGATATGCTACCCTGGGCGGGGCATCTTGGCCATAAGCTAGCACATAAACTACTGCCTATCATCTACAAAAGTAAAACTACCTTAATCTTTTGTAACACCAGAGGACAAGCAGAACTATGGTATCAGAACTTATTAAAAATAGATGAAAATCTTGCTGGTCAAATAGCCATTCATCATGGCTCAATTGATTACGAATTGCGTAACTGGATTGAAGATGCCATACATACCGGCATATTAAAAGCTGTAATCAGTACCTCATCACTTGATTTAGGTGTAGATTTTAAACCAGTTGACACCGTAGTACAGATTGGATCTCCAAAGGGCGTAGCGCGCTTCTTACAACGTGCTGGTCGCAGTGGACACTCCCCTTTTGAAACCTCCAAAATTTACTTCCTGCCGACACATGCACTGGAACTAGTTGAAGCTGCCGCCATAAAAGAGGCAGCCCGGACCAACAATATTGAAAGCCGGGAGCCAATTGTCATGTCATTTGATGTCCTGATTCAATACCTGGTTACCCTGGCGGTTGGCGATGGATTTGACGAGGAGGTCATTTATAAAGAGATTAAAGAAACACATGCTTTTCAGGAATTGTTGCCTTCAGAATGGAGCTGGATCAGGCAATTTATTACTACAGGTGGTGATAGTTTAACAGCTTATAATGAATTTAGTAAAGTAGTTAAAACAGATGGTCTATGGAAAGTAGAAAGCCGGCAAATTGCCATGCGCCACCGTTTACATATTGGTGCAATTGTAAGTGACGCCATGGTAAAAGTTAAATTCATTTCCGGCGGTTATATTGGCATGGTAGAAGAATCTTTCATTGCTAAAATTAAGCCGGGTAACAGCTTTACGCTGGCGGGTCGGGTACTCGAATTTATCATGGTCAAAGACATGACGGTGATTGTGCGCAAGAGCAAATTAAAATCTGCCATCACCCCCAGTTGGATGGGCGGCAGAATGTCGCTTACGGCAAATCTTGGTGCTATATTAAGGCTCAAATACAATCAAACGCTGGATAAAGAACATGATGATGAAGAATTAGATCTTATACTTCCTCTTTTTGAAAGACAAGCCAGAGAATCCCATGTTCCAAAAGACGATGAATTTTTGATTGAACTCATTAAAACAAGAGATGGCTACCACTTATTCGCTTATCCATTTGAAGGCAGGCAGGTTCATGAAATTATGGCCGCGCTAATTGCCTACAGGCTTAGCATATCCAAACCCATTAGTTTTTCAATCGCAATGAACGATTACGGCTTTGAATTACTAAGTGAGCAACCCATTTTACAAAAAGACATTTCTGACATCACAAAAAAGATAAAGCTGCTTTTTAGCCCTAAAAATCTTAGTCAGGATATTATAGCCAGCGTAAATTCAACAGAAATGGCACGCCGAAAATTCAGGGACATTGCTTGTATTTCTGGTTTGGTATTTCAGGGTTTCCCCGGAAAATATATTGCGAATAAACATCTACAATCCTCTTCAGCATTATTTTTTAATGTTTTTAGTGATTACGATCAACATAATTTATTATTGCGGCAGGCATATGACGAAGCCTTTTTTCAGCAAATTGAAGAACCTCGGTTGGCATCTGCACTAACACGGATCCAAAGCAGCAAAATCATAATTGTAGAAACTGATCGTTATACTCCATTATGTTTCCCAATTAAAGTAGATAGCTTGAGGGATAGCATGAGCAGTGAAGAGCTGGGACAAAGAATAGAAAGAATGACTGCTGAGGCAGAAAAAAAATCAAGGAAAAAGAATGACCATCAATTGTAA
- a CDS encoding amidohydrolase family protein, protein MRNYILITLLLSTLQTVTAQESSKWDVEKYRGTTKTFSINTDEGTWMNLDVSPDGTEIVFDLLGDIYSIPITGGTAKLLSAGVAWDIQPRFSPNGKFISYTSDKSGGDNVWIMNRDGSNKKQITKETFRLLNNAAWMPGSDYLVARKHFTGTRSLGAGEMWMYNIYGGDGVQLTKRKNDQQDAGEPNISADGKYLYFSEDVSPGPTFQYSKDPNGIIYAIRQLDLNTGKIKNLIEEQGGAARPQISPDGSQMAYVKRVRLKTALYVQNIKTGEEWPLYEDLSRDQQETWAIFGVYPNFAWTPDGKNIIFYARGKIKNINLSSLSITDIPFQVTTNQTVQQALHFPQEVFKDDINIKMIRQLSTSPDGKTVVFNAAGFLYKKELPAGVPERLTNGSDFEFEPSFSPDGKSIIYTTWSDEFKGSIKKADLKSGRTTTLTDEKGFYYSPSFSNKGDKIVYRKGSGNEVLGFSYGKNTGIYIMPSNGGNPDLISESGIKPQFNTDDSRIYFQSNENGKKAFKSISINGNQERTHYTSTYATQFTPSPDGKWMAFTELFNSYVTPMVTIGSALELSASNGSIPLTRVTKDAGTYLHWTADSKKLCWTLGGQYFSRELKNSFTFLEGSPSVLPQADSTGISIGLKLKSDRPDGIIALKGARIITMKGEQVIEEGTIVVENNKITAVGKAAEVIIPASAKVIDVTGKTIMPGMIDVHAHLHTSPDGISPQQDWAYLANLAFGVTTAHDPSSNTEMVFSQSEMIKAGRITGPRLYSTGSILYGADGDFKVVINSLDDALSHLRRLKAAGAFSVKSYNQPRRSQRQQILEAARQLKMEVVPEGGSTFFTNMNMIADGHTGIEHSIPVAPVYKDVISFWNNTSVAYTPTLIVAYGGQWGENYWYDRTNVWENERLLAFTPRSIVDQRSRRRTTSEYGDYNHIDISKAAKQIADGGTKVNLGAHGQLQGLGAHWELWMLVQGGMSPLSAIKCATVNGAEYLGMSKEIGSLETGKLADLVIMEDNPLDDIRNSEKIKYVMINGRLFDSLSMNEIGSREKLRGKLWFEMGKGTGYNMPAQGSETWIFTTPDCD, encoded by the coding sequence ATGAGAAACTACATACTTATTACACTCCTGCTTTCTACACTACAAACAGTAACTGCGCAGGAAAGTTCCAAATGGGACGTTGAGAAATATAGAGGAACCACAAAAACTTTTAGTATCAATACAGATGAAGGCACCTGGATGAACCTTGATGTTAGTCCGGACGGAACCGAAATCGTATTTGATTTACTCGGAGACATCTATTCAATTCCAATTACAGGTGGCACTGCAAAATTACTGAGTGCGGGTGTAGCCTGGGATATACAACCAAGATTTAGTCCTAACGGAAAATTCATTTCTTATACCAGTGACAAATCTGGGGGAGACAACGTATGGATAATGAATCGGGATGGTTCAAACAAAAAACAAATCACAAAGGAAACTTTTCGGTTACTAAACAATGCGGCCTGGATGCCCGGTAGCGATTATTTGGTTGCCCGTAAGCATTTCACAGGGACACGTTCTCTTGGTGCAGGAGAAATGTGGATGTATAACATTTATGGCGGTGACGGTGTGCAGCTTACCAAGCGCAAAAATGACCAGCAAGATGCAGGAGAACCAAACATTTCTGCTGATGGTAAGTATTTATACTTTAGTGAGGATGTATCTCCAGGGCCAACTTTCCAATACAGTAAAGACCCCAATGGAATTATCTATGCCATCAGGCAATTGGATTTAAATACTGGAAAAATCAAAAACCTTATTGAAGAACAAGGCGGAGCGGCAAGGCCACAAATCTCTCCAGACGGCAGCCAAATGGCTTATGTTAAGCGCGTGCGTTTAAAAACGGCCTTGTATGTACAAAACATTAAAACCGGCGAAGAATGGCCACTTTACGAAGACCTTTCCCGGGACCAGCAGGAAACCTGGGCAATTTTTGGAGTATATCCAAACTTTGCCTGGACACCAGATGGCAAAAACATTATATTTTATGCCAGAGGCAAAATAAAAAACATCAACTTATCCAGCTTATCCATAACAGATATTCCGTTCCAGGTTACTACGAATCAAACTGTTCAGCAGGCGCTCCATTTTCCTCAGGAAGTGTTTAAAGATGATATCAACATTAAGATGATCCGCCAGCTTAGTACTTCACCGGATGGCAAAACAGTAGTATTTAATGCTGCTGGCTTCCTGTATAAGAAAGAATTACCAGCTGGTGTACCAGAAAGATTAACAAACGGTAGTGATTTTGAATTTGAGCCTAGTTTTAGTCCCGACGGAAAATCAATAATATATACCACCTGGAGCGACGAATTTAAAGGCTCTATTAAAAAAGCAGATTTAAAATCTGGCAGAACAACCACGCTGACTGATGAAAAAGGATTTTATTATTCACCTTCTTTTTCTAATAAAGGAGATAAAATTGTGTACAGAAAAGGCAGTGGAAATGAGGTATTAGGTTTTTCTTATGGAAAAAACACAGGTATCTATATCATGCCATCTAACGGCGGAAACCCAGATCTGATTTCAGAAAGCGGGATTAAACCACAATTTAATACGGATGACAGCAGGATATATTTTCAGTCTAACGAAAATGGAAAAAAAGCTTTCAAAAGTATTAGCATCAATGGAAACCAGGAGCGTACGCATTATACTTCGACCTATGCTACACAATTTACACCAAGTCCGGATGGTAAATGGATGGCTTTTACAGAGCTTTTCAATAGCTATGTGACGCCGATGGTTACCATTGGCTCGGCCCTGGAATTATCTGCTTCTAATGGTTCAATTCCCTTAACGCGGGTTACCAAAGATGCGGGCACTTACCTGCACTGGACTGCAGATAGCAAAAAATTATGCTGGACACTTGGAGGACAATATTTTAGCAGGGAACTCAAAAATTCCTTCACTTTTCTGGAGGGCTCGCCATCAGTATTGCCTCAGGCAGATTCTACTGGGATCAGCATTGGCTTAAAATTAAAATCAGATCGTCCTGATGGAATAATTGCACTTAAGGGTGCAAGAATAATTACGATGAAAGGTGAGCAGGTTATTGAAGAAGGAACCATTGTGGTAGAAAACAATAAAATTACAGCTGTTGGAAAAGCAGCAGAGGTAATTATTCCTGCTAGCGCAAAAGTTATAGATGTAACCGGAAAAACAATTATGCCGGGAATGATTGATGTACATGCACACCTGCATACCAGCCCTGATGGGATCAGTCCTCAGCAAGACTGGGCATACCTGGCAAACCTTGCTTTTGGCGTTACTACTGCTCATGATCCATCCAGTAATACAGAAATGGTTTTTAGCCAGTCAGAAATGATTAAAGCCGGGCGTATCACAGGTCCGCGCTTATATTCTACAGGTTCTATTTTATATGGGGCAGATGGCGATTTCAAAGTAGTCATTAACAGTCTTGATGATGCACTTTCACATTTAAGAAGATTAAAGGCCGCCGGCGCTTTTTCAGTAAAGTCATACAATCAACCACGCAGGTCACAACGTCAGCAAATTCTGGAAGCTGCCAGACAACTGAAAATGGAAGTGGTACCTGAAGGTGGTTCAACATTTTTCACCAATATGAACATGATTGCAGATGGCCATACGGGAATTGAACACAGCATACCTGTTGCACCTGTTTATAAAGATGTGATCTCCTTTTGGAACAATACCAGCGTTGCTTACACCCCTACATTAATTGTTGCTTATGGAGGGCAATGGGGAGAAAATTACTGGTACGACCGTACAAATGTATGGGAAAATGAACGTTTGCTTGCCTTTACACCAAGATCTATAGTTGATCAGCGTTCCAGAAGAAGAACTACTTCTGAATATGGCGACTATAACCACATAGATATTTCAAAAGCAGCGAAACAAATTGCTGATGGCGGCACCAAGGTAAATTTAGGCGCACACGGACAATTACAAGGCTTGGGCGCGCATTGGGAGCTTTGGATGTTGGTACAGGGCGGCATGAGCCCTTTAAGCGCAATTAAATGTGCTACGGTAAATGGGGCAGAATATCTTGGGATGAGTAAAGAAATTGGTTCATTAGAAACAGGTAAGCTTGCAGATCTGGTGATTATGGAAGACAACCCTCTGGATGACATCCGCAATTCTGAAAAAATTAAATATGTAATGATTAACGGACGTTTGTTTGATAGTCTGTCTATGAATGAAATTGGCAGCAGAGAGAAGTTACGCGGTAAACTATGGTTTGAAATGGGCAAAGGAACTGGTTACAACATGCCGGCCCAGGGATCAGAAACCTGGATCTTTACCACTCCTGATTGCGATTAA